Below is a window of Brassica napus cultivar Da-Ae chromosome A5, Da-Ae, whole genome shotgun sequence DNA.
CTAAAGGCCTTAAACAAAACCAACATACACAACTACTGTTTGTTTCTCATTTGTTTAATGACCAAGTTGCAAAAGAAAATGTGATTTAATTAAAGCTTGCGTTCATCTATTGTTTGTATAAAAATAGTTCAAATTATGACTAAAAATTCACTTTATCACTCTTCATCCTAgacttttaatattatttatttatttctgctCAACTTCAACTTTTTTCATCAAGTAAATCAAATGTAAGATGATTTAGTATTCTCTAGAGTTGGAACAATCCATAGCAAATATCAACTCGTCGATGAATCTTTCAATCGCAACAAACGAAGATCCACCGTCCATCATAGCCTCTTTTGCTGCTTCCGCAATCTCCTTCAGTTTCCTCCTCGGCACATCTTCACCCTCCATTAAAGATCGGACGGCTCTAGCGATTTCATCAGCTTTCACTATTTCTCCATCTGCCAACACGTAATCCAAACGCATCTCCACGGCCAGACCAAGCTCCTTCACCATCGTGAACGCGTTTAACTGCTGTTCCGCGTACATCGGCCACGTGGCGATTGGGACGCCGAAACGCAAACTCTCAAGTATTGAGTTCCAACCGCAGTGAGACAAGAAACCTCCGATTGCTTTATGGGCCAGAATCTCAACTTGTGGAGCCCAACCGCACACAAAGCCCAGATTCGAGACTCGGTTCATGAAACCGTCCGGTAAAATTTCGATCGGGTTCGGGTACTCCTTTGGATCTGTCCGAATCGACCAGAGAAATCTGCATCCAACGATCTCTAGAGCTCGAGCTATCTCCTGAATCTGAGCCGCATCGAGATTCTTCAAGCTTCCGAAGCAGAGGAACACTACCGATGACTCGGGTTGCTCGTCGAGCCACGTCATGACCCGATCTCGCTCCGATGGGTTCAAAATCGGACGGTCGTTGAAGCAGAGAATCGGACCCACTGGGTAAACGGGTGGGTATTCATTTACGGGAATACGATAGAAATAACCAAAGTTGTTAGAGCAAGAGCATTAGAGGTTCAAGAGGGAGGTTCACACGTtttacgagaaaaaaaaaatattaaaaaaagcaAAAGTGATGAACTCACTCCTTCTCACCTCTTCTGCATGATACCCTCTCTCCTAAagttcatcactgtagcgcgggccccacgacacgtggcggcccgcgattggtcaatttttttttttttttttttttaaaaaaaaaaatcaaaatgaaaaaaagaaaaattttaataataaaaaattaagaaggtGAACCCCAAAGGGGGGTTCACTGATGCTCATGCTCTTAGGCTCGATAGCAATAGACGAatttaccaaaatacccttagCTTCATGAAACCTTCCGGTCATATCGACCCACGCGTCGTAGGACTCGCTCGTCAGCAGACCAAGTGGCAAAACCTTGGTCGGAACGGAGGCGACATATCCAGGAACTGTATTCTCCTCCTCGCCGGAGCTCCGATCGAATCCGGACTTCACAAGAAGGTGCCTCTCCGGGATGTGTTTCGCCAAACTCAAAAAACCGGCGCTACAAGTGAGGAAAATGTACGAAGGGAGGCACAACTCGTTTCCGACATCCATCAAAGGGACACAGAACATGTCGAGGACAATTCCCACGACGCGAACCGAGTCTGATCCATCACGGGAAGAAGACAAGAGAGTCGAGACAGCGTCTCTCACCAAAGGAACCATTCTCTGGACGAATTCAAGAAGGTAAGCTTCGGGAGCTCTTACGAAGAACTCCATCGGTGGAGGGTTTGCGAGCTCGGGTAAAGTGACGATACGGACTCGAGGCTCTGACTTGGCTAGGGACTGGAGGGAAGCGTAGTTGTTCGACTGAGGGAGGAAAGGTAAACCCCAGTTGAGGATGGTGATGGTGTGGATCCGACGAGGGTCGTGGCTGAGGATAATTTTTACGAGTTCGATGGTGGCGAGAAGGTGTCCGGTGATCGGGAAAGGGATGAAGATAAgctctgcttcttgcttctccaTCGCGATGGCTTCTATAGTTCTATTGGTTTAGAAATAAACGTATGAGTAGATGGTTAAGAATAGTGAGAGTTGGACGtcgtttaaatttaaataagcaTATGATTATACCATGATGACACGTGACTTTAAGGTAGCGCCAAATAAGTTAGATaactacaatatatatatgtgacgTCTGTGTTTTTCTCAGCCATTCGAGAATTCTATAGATGTAGAATtctatgataatatatatatgtgatatgtgtgtgtgtgactTTCTCAACCATTCGATTGGATTTAGAAAGAGGGTTTAGAATCAAACATTTGGTGAAGCCGGTAAGGATGTGGGCATGTACATATCTCGGGATAGGATGGGATGAGAAAATATCAAAGCCTTACAATATCTAAGGATTTCGAGACTATTTGACTTAGTTTCTGTGGTGAGTTTCTGACTAAAGGTTTTTGTGGATTTGGTTTTCTGATCATACTTAATCAAAGATTATAGGTTACGTCACTACTCTTTGATTTCGTTTGTAGCAATGGATGAAAAGGATAGATCATCTGTCTTAATTTATTAAATGCATTGCGTGCACATCAAACAGATGGGTGTGGAAAAACCTACtacttttttaatcaattttgttttataaagaaaactGTTTTAAGTTAAATAAAAACTCTAGTCAAATTTCATCTGTGCACCCATTGTTTTTAGTTTGCCCTCCTAGTTTCatgaatttatgattttttttttttggaacgcaaatatgattttgttttgttttaaaattttcatgagAATGTGCTCCATTATTAACAATGTAGAACTTTGAAAGAAAGAGGCATGTGTTTTTGATGCCATAGCTGATGGGACTTTGATGTATAAAACATACATACAGGCAGGAAACCGGCATATATTCTCTtaacaattaacaaaaaaatggtTCATGTAAATAAATTGAATGCAGCGTTAGAGTTACTCAGTCTCACAAGCTTAAAGAGCTGGAAGGTGTAACTCAAGAAAGTGATCCACATGAGAAACCGATGATTGTAGATGAAGGTCGAAGAGTAAAACCAAGGTGGAGACTGTTGAGTActtgatttaatattttgactGTTATAAGGAAGAAGCAAATTAAGACTTGACCTAGCTtagagagacaaaagagataagGTCGAGTCTTTGAAGTTGTAACAAACTTCTTCAGCTTCGGTTGCATTGGTTTATTGTCACAAAGAAACACTAGAGGACAACTAAGGAAACTAACTGATTTGGTACAAAACAAATAGCAAACGTTGTAATTAGAGGCAAAGAAGCTTCATGCATGAGACAACTAATGAATGTTTAAACCTCAACGAAAGGAACAACGTTCAAAAGTAAGCAAATCCATAGGACCATAACATAAACAAGATTACATAGCTTATGGACAAGAAAAAAAGGTCTATGGCTTGACTCCTATCACGTCCTGTATGAATTTCTCAGTAGCCAAATACGAACATCCACCATTCAACGTGGCTCTCCGCACCATCTGAGAGATATCCATCACTCTCTTCCTCACTAAACCATCATCCTTGCTCATCACACAACGAATAGCTGTCTCTATCTCGCTTGCACTCACAAGCTCATCCCTACGTGCCCTGTAATCAAGCTTCAGCTCCACCGCGAGGTTCAGTTCCTTCACCATCAGAAACGCATTGAGCTGTTGCTCTGCATACATCGGCCACGTCACGGTCGGCACACCAAACCATAAACTCTCTACTATAGAGTTCCATCCGCAATGAGAAACAAAACCTCCCACTGCCTCATGGTTCAATATTTCCACCTGAGGAGACCAACGGCATACCATCCCCCGTCCTTTGACACGGTCGAGGAACCCCTCGGGCAAAGAATCATCATCCTCTTCAGTGCGGAGTGACCAGATGAATCTGTAGTGACAAAGCTCAAGTCCGTGTGCTATTTCCTTCACTAGTGAGCCCTTTAACCTCCCCATACTTCCGAAACAAAGGAACACAACAGACGCCTCGGGCTGATCGTCAACCCATTTCATGAGCTCGTCACGAACCCCAAGGTCCTGATCCGGATGAGGCTGGGCCTTGGGGTTAAACATAGGGCCAACAGCATAAACAGGAGGGTAACTCTTTTCACTACTAAAATGATTCACGGAGCAAGGCTCAATATCAATGGAGCTATTCACTAGTATTCCATTGGTTTTGTTAAACAACATGGCAAGTTTGAGGTAAGCGTCATAACCATCTTCCATAAACAGAGCTGTCGGGAGAACATTGACTGGAACAGGGTTTACAAAGCCAGGAATCGATAGCATTTCTCCAGAATCTCTTACAAAAACCGATGTATCGTTACTATGTCTATCTGCTAGATACTGCAGCATAGCTAGGAACCCGGAACTTGTAGTCAAAAACACATAGAAAGGGAGAGTTACGTCTCTTGCAACTTCAACCATGGGGAGGCAGAAAAAATCAGCGACTATTCCCTTGACCTTAACTCCATCTAGTGCAGGAGACGATAAGATGCTCAAGACTATGTTTCTCACGAGAGGGATGTTTCTCTCAGTAAAGTCGTATACGAAGGCTTCCGCGGATTGAGTACTGCCAAGTGTTGGTTTATCTTCTAGCTCAGGGACATCAATGAATCTAACATAGGGCAGAGACGAGGCAATTGAGTTAACATAGGCGTCCAGATGAGACTGACCTTGGAGCTTCATCACGAGGACTGTGATACGGATCCTATCGTCCTGATCAATGAGACGCCTAGCAAGTTCAAGAAACGGAACGAGGTGACCAACGGTTGGTGTTGGGATGAAGATGAGCTCTGTGTTCCTCATCTCTAACAAAAGGTAGCTTTTGTTCTTTCCTCTCCTCGGGCTTTTTTCTTGTAATGACAAGAACAGCAAACTAATTACGGAAAAAGAGAGTTAAGTTTCATCTTGACATTGTCACACGTGATGATTACTGTTTCAAAAATGTTGAGGTGGTCCTCGGCACTTTGGCAGTTTCAAGAGAGAAGATAAACTTTAAAAGATAATGGCCGACATCAGCAAGTGGGATCCACAACCAACGAAAAGAAATCTATTTTCTTGCGTCTCTCTTTCTTCGTTCTGATAAACTAATCACAGAGCCTGCGGTTTTGAGCCAAACCGAGAATGTCTCAAAATTTCCGGAAATCTAAAGCAAACCAACTTATACAATTATTTCGAATAAACTAACcaaaattatctaatttaaccgtaaatttaaaattttggttctgCTTGAAGTAAtacaattgtatatatatattttttggaacACGTGATACAACTGGAAGTCAATTTGGCAAAATTCTCAGTTTCCACTAACCAAAAAACCGAACTGTCCAACCCGAATAAACCGAACTAAACCAGATCGGAGAATGAGAATCTGGGAAGCTAGTTCTTGTTGTGCTGCTGTGAACGTTTACCTTCTAATATTGAGTCAACAGAATCGATCAAGAAGATAAATCATAACAAAGAGACATTAGGATCTAGAAGCCATACTTACATTGCGTTGAGGTACAATAATTAAGCAAGAGAAGAGACACAAGAGTGGAAACCCTAAAGGCGAAATCGTAAAATCAAACATTACATCGAAGAGTTTGAGCTAAAGTCACGGCCTGTGATCGTAATCGAGGACTTCAGAATCAGTAACCGATCTCGAGTGCTGCACGATGGACCTACCGATAGAGTTGATCCACTCCTCTTTCTCCTTGTCGTTATCCGCCACGAAGAACAAGGTGTAGCTCCCGCTGGAAATCTCGAAGGCGAAAGGCTTGTTCACCACGTCCTCAGCTCCTTTGACTGTCAGACAATCCCCCACCGAGATCACGCCGCGCGGCGTGGATCCGCGGGTTTCGGCGGCGGCTTGGTCCTTGAACCAGAGGAGCTTCCCTCGCTTGAGCACGAACCAGCGTCGGCGCCAGGTCTTTATGTAATCGCCCTGCTTGGTTAGCCAACCGGATCGCTCTGGGTTGGACCAGAACTCGATCCCTTCGTAATCTTCTCGGTTCGGATCTTGACCAGTCGCGATTCGCCATAGATTCTCCATCCTCTCTCCCTTAAATCTCTCTCGCACACACGGCTCGTCTCTCAAGTCTCAACTGCCTTGATCGCTTCCTTTTTAGTAATTGATTTCCTTTAAAACGCAGCGTATTGGTCACTCTTTCTATGAAGTCGGTCGTGTAAGTGTTCACGCTGCGTATTATCGGGACACGCAATAACTGTTGAGAGATTTTCATTACTAATCGCTGCTTATTACTGCCCTCCCTTTACACGGAAATTActgcaaataccacattcattataccactttttatatttacattaatTACTTTTATTTCTAGAGTTAATTAATCTACATTTAGAGTTCAGAGTTGAAGTATATGATAAAAATTTAGGAACGTGAAActtaagattctaataaatatataaaaaaataattaaaaaaaatataaaaaatagtttcaaacatgattttcgattttcaagaattttttttgaaaaaaatataaaaaaaaatttcgaaatttttttttttaaaaaaaagaaatttggtGACATGcacataacaaacaaaaaaaaaatcaacaatataACCATAACCTTCATTAGGCTatgatatttatgtattaatttCTATTTTGCCCTTTCTCATTTTCACCTCTTCTTTTTAATTGActttataagtttaaaaaatatttatttgaatttttttaatacttataaaaaacataaaataaaattatatataaaaagttttgaattttgtaaaatgaacatatattgataaattaaataCGTACAGTTATAACAAGAAATAAGATTTTGTTCTATACTATTTATGAACCTAGAATATAATTGTTACTAGAGCACACCCGCCCTACGGACGggcaaataaataaattattaataaaaaatattttaaatgtgtagtttatttttaaatatttattttactattcatttttaaaattatatatttgtctttGTCTAACTATAATACTTGTTAACTATAATGATTTATTTTCTCTCGATGTTTATTTTAGTTCAATTATACTGAAAACTAAcatcaattttttataaaattaataatttttgtaaaattaatattttttacaactTTATAATCTTTTGTAAAATTGCTATCCtctcttatttatatatttgttaattgttttttttaccatttttgaaAAAGTAATAATTTACGTCATGAGAAagaaataatttgttttattataagtaaatattttaagaCAGACAAATAGATAATAGAAAAATTTTCTAGGATAGTAtaaaaagtttttatcacaaatatagaccttaaatatcaaaatgaccaaaatattttattaaggggtatgtttttg
It encodes the following:
- the LOC106434111 gene encoding UDP-glycosyltransferase 71C2 yields the protein MEKQEAELIFIPFPITGHLLATIELVKIILSHDPRRIHTITILNWGLPFLPQSNNYASLQSLAKSEPRVRIVTLPELANPPPMEFFVRAPEAYLLEFVQRMVPLVRDAVSTLLSSSRDGSDSVRVVGIVLDMFCVPLMDVGNELCLPSYIFLTCSAGFLSLAKHIPERHLLVKSGFDRSSGEEENTVPGYVASVPTKVLPLGLLTSESYDAWVDMTGRFHEAKGILVNSSIAIEPNNFGYFYRIPVNEYPPVYPVGPILCFNDRPILNPSERDRVMTWLDEQPESSVVFLCFGSLKNLDAAQIQEIARALEIVGCRFLWSIRTDPKEYPNPIEILPDGFMNRVSNLGFVCGWAPQVEILAHKAIGGFLSHCGWNSILESLRFGVPIATWPMYAEQQLNAFTMVKELGLAVEMRLDYVLADGEIVKADEIARAVRSLMEGEDVPRRKLKEIAEAAKEAMMDGGSSFVAIERFIDELIFAMDCSNSREY
- the LOC106434082 gene encoding UDP-glycosyltransferase 71D1-like, yielding MRNTELIFIPTPTVGHLVPFLELARRLIDQDDRIRITVLVMKLQGQSHLDAYVNSIASSLPYVRFIDVPELEDKPTLGSTQSAEAFVYDFTERNIPLVRNIVLSILSSPALDGVKVKGIVADFFCLPMVEVARDVTLPFYVFLTTSSGFLAMLQYLADRHSNDTSVFVRDSGEMLSIPGFVNPVPVNVLPTALFMEDGYDAYLKLAMLFNKTNGILVNSSIDIEPCSVNHFSSEKSYPPVYAVGPMFNPKAQPHPDQDLGVRDELMKWVDDQPEASVVFLCFGSMGRLKGSLVKEIAHGLELCHYRFIWSLRTEEDDDSLPEGFLDRVKGRGMVCRWSPQVEILNHEAVGGFVSHCGWNSIVESLWFGVPTVTWPMYAEQQLNAFLMVKELNLAVELKLDYRARRDELVSASEIETAIRCVMSKDDGLVRKRVMDISQMVRRATLNGGCSYLATEKFIQDVIGVKP
- the LOC106434081 gene encoding pleckstrin homology domain-containing protein 1, whose translation is MENLWRIATGQDPNREDYEGIEFWSNPERSGWLTKQGDYIKTWRRRWFVLKRGKLLWFKDQAAAETRGSTPRGVISVGDCLTVKGAEDVVNKPFAFEISSGSYTLFFVADNDKEKEEWINSIGRSIVQHSRSVTDSEVLDYDHRP